The sequence GCTGCGTCATCGAAGGGTCGTCGCCCTCGTTGTGGCCGCGCCGCCGGTAGCAGATCATGTCGATCACGACGTCCTTGTTGAACGCCTGGCGGTAGTCAACGGCGAGCCTCGCGACCCAGTACGCGGCCTCGGGATCGTCGCCGTTCACGTGGAAGATCGGCGCGCCGATCATCTTGGCCACGTCGGTGGCGTACTGCGACGAGCGCGCGTGCTCGGGGGCGGTGGTGAAACCGACCTGGTTGTTGATGATGACGTGGACGGTGCCGCCCGTGCGGTAGCCGCGCAGCAGCGCGAGGTTCAGCGTCTCGGCCACGACGCCCTGGCCCGCGAACGCGGCGTCGCCGTGCAGCAGCACCGGCAGCACGGTGAACCCGCCGGTCTCGCGGTCGCCCTTGTCGAGCAGGTCCTGCTTGGCCCGCACGATGCCTTCCAGCACGGGGTCAACGGTTTCGAGGTGCGACGGGTTCGCGGTCAGCGACACCTTGGTCTCGCCATCGCCGAACATGCGGAAGTACTTGCCCTCGGCGCCGAGGTGGTACTTCACGTCACCCGAACCGTGCGCCTGCCCCGGGTCGAGGTTGCCCTCGAACTCCTGGAAGATCTGCGAGATCGGCTTGCCGACGATGTTGGCGAGCACGTTCAGCCTGCCCCGGTGGGGCATGCCGATGACGACCTCGTCGAGCTGGTGCTCGGCGGCCTTGTCCAGCACGGTGTCGAGCAGCGGGATCACGGTCTCGCCGCCTTCGAGGGAGAACCGCTTCTGCCCGACGTACTTGGTCTGGAGGAAGGTCTCGAACGCCTCGGCGGCGTTCAGCTTGGAGAGCACGTACTTCTGGACGGCGGGGTCCGGCTTCTCGTGCGGAACCTCGACGCGCTCCTGGATCCAGCGCCGCTCGTCGGGGTCGAGGATGTGCGTGTACTCGACGCCGACCGTGCGGCAGTACGAGTCGCGAAGGACGCCGAGCACGTCCCGCAGCTTCATGCGCTCCTTGCCGGCGAAGCCGCCGACGGCGAACTCGCGGTCGAGGTCCCACAGCGTCAGCCCGTGCGACAGGATGTCGAGGTCCTCGTGCCTGCGCTGGCGGTAGTTCAGCGGGTCGGTGTCGGCCATGAGGTGGCCGCGCATCCGGTAGGCGTCGATGAGTTCGAGGACGCGGGCGGTCTTGTCGATCTCGCCCTCGGGGAGGTCCTCGACCCAGCGCACCGGCTCGTAGGGCAGCCGCAGCGACGTGAAGATGTCGTCGTAGAAACCGTCGCCGCCCAGCAGCAGTTCGTGGATGCGCTTCAGGAACTCGCCGGACTCCGCGCCCTGGATGATGCGGTGGTCGTAGGTGGAGGTCAGCGTCATGATCTTGCTGACGCCGAGCTGGACCAACGTCCTCTCGCTGGTGCCCTCGAAGTGGGCGGGGTACTGCATCGCGCCGACGCCGATGATGGCGCCCTGACCGGCCTGGAGACGGGGCACCGAGTGGTTGGTGCCGATACCGCCAGGGTTGGTCAGCGAGATCGTGGTGCCCGCGAAGTCGTCGGCGGTGAGCTTGTTGTTCCTGGCCTTCTTGACCATGTCCTCGTAGGCCTGCCAGAACTGGAGGAACGTCATGTTCTCGCAGTTCTTGATGGAGGCCACGACGAGCGTGCGCTGCCCGTCCTTGCCCTTCATGTCGATGGCGAGGCCGAGGTTGACGTGCTCCGGCGTCACCGCGTGCGGCTTCCCGTCGAGGAGCGCGTAGTGCCGGTTCATGTTCGGGAACTCGTGCAGCGCCCTGATCATCGCGTACCCGATCAGGTGGGTGTACGAGATCTTGCCGCCACGGGTGCGCTTCAGGTGGTTGTTGATGACGATGCGGTTGTCTGCCATGAGCTTGGCAGGCACCGCGCGCACGCTCGTGGCTGTGGGGACGCTCAGCGAGGCGTCCATGTTCTTGGCGATGGCCGCGGCGGCGCCACGCAGCGGTTTGCGCTCCGGCTCGGCTGCGGTCTTGGGCGGCGCGGTCCTCGCCGAGGCCGCGGAGGTGGGAGCCTGCTCCGCTTCACGCTTCGGGGCCGCTTGTTGCGGAGCCGCCTGCTTCGGTGCGGGCTTGGCGGGGGCCTTGGGAGCCGAGGCGGCCTTGCCGGTCTCCTGCGCCGGCTTCGGCGAGGTCCGCGTCGCCGACTGGCCGTTCGCGGAGGGCTTCGGCTCCGCGTCCGTCGTATCCGGCTTCGCCTGTGCAGTCTGGGTGGGCTTGAAGTCGGCAAAGAACTCATGCCAGGCGGCATCGACTGAGGAGGGGTCGGCGAGGAACTGGTCGTACATCTCCTCGACGAGCCACTCGTTGGGGCCGAACTGTGACGCAGGGCTGCTGCTGGACACGGCTGGGACTCGCCTCTATCCGTCTCGATCTTGGGGTTGGTGAATTCGCGATTACCAGGCTAACCCCCTGGTTTCCTCGCGTGTCATCGAACTCGCTCTCGACATGGGCGGAATGGGGACACGGGCGGACTGTATCGATACGGTGAATGTTGTCACAGCAACCCGGCGCGGGGCCCGCACGTCGTAGTGAGTGCGGGCTTTTCGTTCTTGCCGAACGCCCGCTCGCGCTCACTCGGAGTGACGCCACATCCTCGCGTAGTGCCCGTCCGCCGCGACCAGCTCGTCGTGCGTTCCCTTCTCCACGATCCGGCCGCGGTCCAGCACCACGATCACGTCGGCCCGCGCGGCGGTGGCCAGCCGGTGCGCCACCACGAACGTGGTGCGGGCCGAGGCGAGCCGGTCCGTCGCTTTCAGCACCGCAGCCTCCGTGGCCGGGTCGAGTGCCGCCGTGGCCTCGTCGAGCAGCAGTACTCCAGGATTCACCAGCTCAGCCCTCGCCAGTGCCACGAGCTGGCGCTGACCTGCCGACAGTGCCCTGCCCCTCTCGCCGACCTGCTGGCGGAACCCGTGTGGCAGCGCGGCGATCGCATCCAGCGCGCCCACCGCTCGGACGGCGGCCTCCACCTCGGCGTCGGTGGCGCCGGGCCTGCCGTATCGCACGTTGTCGGCGACCGTGCCGGAGAACAGATGTGCTTCCTGCGGCACGACGCCGATGCGTCCCTTGAGCGACTCGGGGTCGTAGTCGCGCACGTCCACCCCGTCGAGACACACCCTGCCTCGGGTCACGTCGTAGAACCGTGCGACGAGCTTGACCACCGTGGACTTGCCCGCACCCGTCGCTCCCACGAGCGCCACCGTGGTTCCGGCTGGCACCCGAAGGTCGAAGTCCCGCAGCGCGGGCCGCTCGGCGCCCGGATAGCGGAACTCGACGCCCGCGAGTTCGACGTCGCCCCGCAGGCGGGCCGGTGCGGGAACAGGTTTCTCCGGCGGGGGCACCGACGTCGGGGTGCGCAACAGGTCGCCGATGCGCCGTAGCCCGACCTTGGCCTGCTGATAGCCGTCGAACACACTCGACAACTGCTGCACCGGCGAGAAGAAAAGGCCGAGGTACAGCAGGAACGCCATGAGTACGCCGACCGTGAGCGTGCCGTCCGCGACGCGGTTCGCGCCCGCGACGAGCACGACGGCTTCCGCGACTCCCGACAGCAGGGTGATGAAGGGGAAGTACGTGGCGACGTAGCGCTGCGCGCGCAGGCGAGACCGCCGGTACGCGGCGCTGCGCGAGGCGAACCGTTCCGCCGAACGCTTCTCCGCGGCGTATGCCTGTGCGACCCGCAGTCCAGAGACGTTCTCCTGCATGTCGGCGTTGACCGCGCTCACCCGCTCCCTCGCCTCGGTGTACGCGGCGGAGGCCCGCCTCCGGAACAGGATCGTCGCCACCACCAGCACCGGCAGCACGGCGAACGCGAACAGCGCCAGGCTCGCGTCGGTGACGATCAGGGCCACGCTGATGCCCACCAGCGTCAGCACACTCACCACCGCTGTGGCGAGGCCCGTCTGGAGGAACGTCGAAAGCGCATCGACGTCGGTGGTCATCCTCGTCATGATCGCGCCGGAGAGCTGGCGCTCGTAGTAGTCGAGGCCGAGCCGTTGCAGGTGGGCGTAGCTGCGAACGCGCAGGAGGTAGAGCACCGACTCGCCGGTTCGGGCGGTGAGCCGGGTCTGAGCCCACACGGCCAGCCAGTCGGCCGCGATCACGAGGACACCCGCGAGCGCGGCCAGCCACACCGCGGACTCCACACCCACCCGCACACCGTCGTCCACACCCCGCTCGTACAGCGCGGGAACCGCGACGGCGGCGAGCGCATCGACGGCCACGAACGCCACCACGGCAGCCAACAGCGGCTTCACCGGCCGGAGCAGTCGCCCGAGGCGGAAGTGTGGATCGGGTGCGGTGGGGTCCTCGCCGCCGAGGCGCGGCTCTCCGGTGGCTTCCGGTAACTCGGCAACGCGCCTCAGCAGATCCGGTGTTGGCGCCAGGCCGAGCGCCGCCCTCGTGCCCGGCGTATCGGCCGCTGTGATGGCTCCGCCGGTGCTCGCCAGTACCGGCGACTCGTCGGAGGGCATCGGGGGCCAGAGCGCGGGCGTGATCCCGGAATCGTCCGGAACGAGGTCGCCGTGGCGATGGATCTCCTCGGCGTCGTCCCCCGGCCCCGACACCAGGTCGCGGAAGAGCGCGCACCGCTGCCGCAGCTCGTCGTGCGTGCCGACATCGACGACCTTTCCACCGTCGAGCACCGCGATCCGGTCGGCGAGCGCCAGAGTCGAGCGCCGGTGAGCGATGAGGAGGGTGGTGCGCGACCGCGTGACGCTGCGAAGCGTGTCGTGGATCGCCGCCTCGGTCACCGTGTCCACGGCCGACGTCGCGTCGTCGAGGATCAGCACCCTCGGGTCCGTCAGCAGCGCGCGGGCGAGCCCGAGCCGCTGGCGTTGCCCACCAGACAGCGTCAGTCCCCGCTCGCCGACCTGCGTGTCGTAGCCGTCGGGGAGCGCGCTGATGAACTCGTGGGCCTCCGCAGCCCTGGCCGCGGCCACGATCTCGTCGTCGGAGGCGTCGGGCCTGCCGTAGGCGATGTTCTCGCGCACCGACGTCGAGAAGAGGAACGCCTCCTCGAACACGACCCCCACCGTGCGCCGGAGGTCGCCGAGGGAGAGGTCACGCACATCGATGCCGCCCACTTCGACGGAACCGGCGTGCGGGTCGTAGAAGCGGGGAAGCAGTAGCGAGATCGTCGATTTCCCCGAGCCCGCGGTGCCGACGAGCGCGAGCGTCTCGCCAGGGCGGGCTTCGAGCGAGAGGCCGTCGAGCACCGGCTCGGTCCTCGTGTAGCCGAACCGCACGGCGTCGAAGCGCACCGAGAGCGGCCCTTCCGGGACGGCGACAGGACGCCGCGGATCGGTCACCTCCGGTTGCGCGTCCACGAGCTCGTGCACGCGTTCGACCCCGGCGCGTGTGAGCTGCGCCTGCACCACGAGACTGGCGAGCATCCGAGCGGGCCCGACCAGCGCAGAGACGTAGGTGGCGAAGGCGAGGAACGTGCCGAGGCTGATCTCGCCCCGGAGCGCGAGGACGCCGCCGACGGCGAGAACGGCCACCTGCCCCGCAGCGGGGAGAGCCGAGGTGGTCGCCGCCGGAACGGCGGAGAGGCGGGCAGCGCGCAGGCGCTCGGCGTAGAGCCTTCGCGCCCTTCCTGCCAGCGTCGTGACCTCCCGCGACGACTGGCCGAACCCTTTGACGACGCGGATGCCCGTGACGGTCTCCTCGACCTGCTGGGCGACGTCGGCCGCGCGCTGCTGGGCCGACCACGTCGCGGGGAAGAGCCTGGTGCGGCTCATCGCGACCACGATGCCGACGGCGGGCGCCACCACC comes from Saccharomonospora xinjiangensis XJ-54 and encodes:
- a CDS encoding multifunctional oxoglutarate decarboxylase/oxoglutarate dehydrogenase thiamine pyrophosphate-binding subunit/dihydrolipoyllysine-residue succinyltransferase subunit, which codes for MSSSSPASQFGPNEWLVEEMYDQFLADPSSVDAAWHEFFADFKPTQTAQAKPDTTDAEPKPSANGQSATRTSPKPAQETGKAASAPKAPAKPAPKQAAPQQAAPKREAEQAPTSAASARTAPPKTAAEPERKPLRGAAAAIAKNMDASLSVPTATSVRAVPAKLMADNRIVINNHLKRTRGGKISYTHLIGYAMIRALHEFPNMNRHYALLDGKPHAVTPEHVNLGLAIDMKGKDGQRTLVVASIKNCENMTFLQFWQAYEDMVKKARNNKLTADDFAGTTISLTNPGGIGTNHSVPRLQAGQGAIIGVGAMQYPAHFEGTSERTLVQLGVSKIMTLTSTYDHRIIQGAESGEFLKRIHELLLGGDGFYDDIFTSLRLPYEPVRWVEDLPEGEIDKTARVLELIDAYRMRGHLMADTDPLNYRQRRHEDLDILSHGLTLWDLDREFAVGGFAGKERMKLRDVLGVLRDSYCRTVGVEYTHILDPDERRWIQERVEVPHEKPDPAVQKYVLSKLNAAEAFETFLQTKYVGQKRFSLEGGETVIPLLDTVLDKAAEHQLDEVVIGMPHRGRLNVLANIVGKPISQIFQEFEGNLDPGQAHGSGDVKYHLGAEGKYFRMFGDGETKVSLTANPSHLETVDPVLEGIVRAKQDLLDKGDRETGGFTVLPVLLHGDAAFAGQGVVAETLNLALLRGYRTGGTVHVIINNQVGFTTAPEHARSSQYATDVAKMIGAPIFHVNGDDPEAAYWVARLAVDYRQAFNKDVVIDMICYRRRGHNEGDDPSMTQPAMYDIIDAKRSVRKTYTEALIGRGDISMEEAEAALRDFSSQLEHVFNEVRELEKHPIAPSPSVEQRQQIPAQVPTAVDREVIERIGDAFVDLPEGFTPHPRVKPVLQRRHKMSREGGIDWAFGELLAFGSLAMEGRLVRLSGQDSRRGTFTQRHSVLIDRKTGEEYSPLQNLTEDQARVMIYDSALSEYAAVGFEYGYSVANSEALVMWEAQFGDFVNGAQTVIDEYISSGEAKWGQLSDVVLLLPHGHEGQGPDHTSGRIERFLQLCAEHSMTVAVPSTPANYFHLLRRHALDGVNRPLIVFTPKSMLRNKAATSGVEDFTGDSKFLSVIGEAEVDPAKARKVLLTSGKLYWELLAERRKREANDVAIVRVEQYYPLPKKKLLSEMERYNGAEVVWVQEEPENQGAWPFFGLNLPRRLPEAFSNLQVVARRPMAAPSAGSSKVHEVEQKALIAKAFE
- a CDS encoding ABC transporter ATP-binding protein; amino-acid sequence: MRTTTAAPSRAHAPSPGWIRRLASACWRHPVVVVLALSAAVVGVGLQAATPLLVRAAVDDAVAGDTSRLSVFAAALIGLNVLAFGSAFARRYLGGRLALDVQHDLRRDVFASVSRLDGGKQDSMRTGQIVSRAITDLQLVTGFLMQVPLSAGSVVFALLALGAMLWMSPVLTLIALVVAPAVGIVVAMSRTRLFPATWSAQQRAADVAQQVEETVTGIRVVKGFGQSSREVTTLAGRARRLYAERLRAARLSAVPAATTSALPAAGQVAVLAVGGVLALRGEISLGTFLAFATYVSALVGPARMLASLVVQAQLTRAGVERVHELVDAQPEVTDPRRPVAVPEGPLSVRFDAVRFGYTRTEPVLDGLSLEARPGETLALVGTAGSGKSTISLLLPRFYDPHAGSVEVGGIDVRDLSLGDLRRTVGVVFEEAFLFSTSVRENIAYGRPDASDDEIVAAARAAEAHEFISALPDGYDTQVGERGLTLSGGQRQRLGLARALLTDPRVLILDDATSAVDTVTEAAIHDTLRSVTRSRTTLLIAHRRSTLALADRIAVLDGGKVVDVGTHDELRQRCALFRDLVSGPGDDAEEIHRHGDLVPDDSGITPALWPPMPSDESPVLASTGGAITAADTPGTRAALGLAPTPDLLRRVAELPEATGEPRLGGEDPTAPDPHFRLGRLLRPVKPLLAAVVAFVAVDALAAVAVPALYERGVDDGVRVGVESAVWLAALAGVLVIAADWLAVWAQTRLTARTGESVLYLLRVRSYAHLQRLGLDYYERQLSGAIMTRMTTDVDALSTFLQTGLATAVVSVLTLVGISVALIVTDASLALFAFAVLPVLVVATILFRRRASAAYTEARERVSAVNADMQENVSGLRVAQAYAAEKRSAERFASRSAAYRRSRLRAQRYVATYFPFITLLSGVAEAVVLVAGANRVADGTLTVGVLMAFLLYLGLFFSPVQQLSSVFDGYQQAKVGLRRIGDLLRTPTSVPPPEKPVPAPARLRGDVELAGVEFRYPGAERPALRDFDLRVPAGTTVALVGATGAGKSTVVKLVARFYDVTRGRVCLDGVDVRDYDPESLKGRIGVVPQEAHLFSGTVADNVRYGRPGATDAEVEAAVRAVGALDAIAALPHGFRQQVGERGRALSAGQRQLVALARAELVNPGVLLLDEATAALDPATEAAVLKATDRLASARTTFVVAHRLATAARADVIVVLDRGRIVEKGTHDELVAADGHYARMWRHSE